In a genomic window of Thermoproteus tenax Kra 1:
- a CDS encoding 30S ribosomal protein S5, producing MSTAIDLSLWEPRTRLGQLVKEGKIRTIDEIFAANQVIKEPEIVDALLPNLKQELLSLNIVQRQTDAGEVSQFQAVVALGNEDGYVGLGIGKARQVRQAIEKAVREAKLNIIPVRRGCGSWRCSCDEPHSVPYVVEGKSGSVTIRLIPAPKGVGLVAGEVAKTILRLAGIKDVWTKTFGDTRTTLNFALATYNALRNTYYFKL from the coding sequence ATGAGCACTGCCATAGATCTTTCGTTGTGGGAGCCGCGGACCAGGCTGGGCCAGTTGGTAAAGGAGGGAAAGATCAGGACTATAGACGAGATCTTTGCAGCGAACCAGGTGATAAAGGAGCCCGAGATAGTGGATGCTCTGTTGCCCAACTTAAAGCAAGAGCTCTTGAGCCTCAATATAGTACAGAGACAGACCGACGCCGGCGAGGTCAGCCAGTTCCAGGCGGTGGTGGCTCTCGGCAACGAGGACGGATATGTAGGGCTAGGGATAGGCAAGGCCAGACAAGTTAGACAAGCCATAGAGAAAGCCGTGAGAGAGGCCAAGCTCAACATTATACCTGTGAGGAGAGGATGCGGCTCTTGGAGGTGCTCTTGCGACGAGCCGCACTCGGTTCCCTACGTCGTGGAGGGCAAGTCGGGCAGCGTGACCATAAGGCTCATACCGGCGCCTAAGGGCGTCGGCCTAGTGGCCGGCGAAGTAGCCAAGACCATACTGAGACTGGCCGGCATAAAAGATGTCTGGACCAAGACCTTCGGCGATACGAGGACTACGCTGAACTTCGCCCTAGCCACGTACAACGCGTTGAGGAACACGTACTACTTCAAGCTATGA
- the rnhB gene encoding ribonuclease HII translates to MVVAGIDEAGRGPLVGPMVVAIVAGDNERLRSLGVRDSKTLTPQRRKSLYSAVLQTAECVNYIVIEPAVIDQYVGSRKLNLLEAEAMAQLINLCEADAYYVDAPDPVAERFGRALSAATGRSVTALHKAERVPAVAAASIVAKVVRDSLMELLRREMGEIGSGYPSDRRTLEAVRAGRVAPECLRRTWKTMRDIKT, encoded by the coding sequence GTGGTTGTCGCCGGCATAGATGAGGCCGGCCGCGGCCCCCTCGTAGGCCCCATGGTAGTCGCTATAGTGGCAGGGGACAACGAGAGATTGAGATCGCTGGGCGTCAGAGACTCCAAGACGCTGACGCCGCAGAGGAGGAAGTCGCTCTACTCGGCCGTCCTACAGACCGCAGAATGTGTAAACTACATAGTGATAGAGCCGGCCGTAATAGACCAATATGTAGGCTCCAGAAAGCTGAACTTGTTGGAGGCCGAGGCGATGGCCCAGCTGATAAACCTGTGCGAGGCCGACGCATACTACGTGGACGCGCCCGATCCTGTCGCGGAGAGGTTTGGCCGGGCCTTGAGCGCCGCGACGGGGAGATCCGTGACGGCCCTGCATAAGGCCGAGCGCGTGCCCGCAGTGGCGGCGGCGAGCATCGTGGCGAAGGTAGTCAGAGACTCCCTTATGGAGCTCCTCAGGAGGGAGATGGGCGAGATAGGCTCCGGCTATCCCTCGGACAGGAGGACCCTGGAGGCGGTGAGGGCGGGCAGAGTGGCGCCCGAGTGCCTCAGACGCACATGGAAAACTATGCGAGACATTAAGACTTAA
- a CDS encoding HEPN domain-containing protein, whose translation MIHPKWYERHVRHLNDALMALEEGDARSACYNAYVSVEALAKGILGFDPYGQFQDVKRLPALIKEIAGGEPPDDVKRCAACLESKAFAEEGEKCIKCAEVLSNYLYIFLKALERNKKLWAHY comes from the coding sequence ATGATACACCCTAAGTGGTACGAGCGTCATGTCAGACACCTCAACGATGCGCTGATGGCCCTCGAGGAGGGCGACGCGAGGTCTGCCTGCTACAACGCCTACGTGTCTGTCGAGGCTCTGGCCAAGGGCATATTGGGCTTTGACCCGTACGGCCAGTTCCAAGACGTCAAGAGGCTTCCGGCGCTGATAAAGGAGATCGCCGGCGGCGAGCCCCCCGACGATGTGAAGAGGTGCGCCGCTTGCCTTGAAAGCAAGGCATTCGCAGAGGAGGGCGAAAAATGTATAAAATGTGCAGAAGTCTTGAGTAACTATCTATATATCTTTCTAAAGGCCCTTGAAAGAAATAAAAAGCTTTGGGCCCACTACTGA
- a CDS encoding uracil-DNA glycosylase translates to MEDLKRALINCSRCPRLVAYRESVRPLPRFAGQQYWRRPVPPWGDPKAKIVVVGLAPAAHGGNRTGRMFTGDASAQFLFRALHAIGLSNNPFSISADDGTVVRCVYITSAVKCAPPKNKPTAAEVANCLPWLQAEFRLIKPRAVVALGRLAWQSSLRALGASPQPFRHGAYVDVGEVRVYAAYHPSPLNTNTKRLALEDLVAVLKSAKEFADCQ, encoded by the coding sequence ATGGAAGATCTCAAGAGGGCCCTCATCAACTGCTCCAGATGCCCCAGATTGGTCGCCTACAGAGAGTCTGTAAGGCCTCTGCCTAGATTCGCCGGACAGCAGTACTGGAGGAGGCCCGTGCCGCCGTGGGGAGACCCCAAGGCTAAGATCGTGGTGGTTGGCCTGGCCCCGGCGGCGCACGGAGGGAATAGGACTGGCCGGATGTTCACCGGCGACGCATCGGCCCAGTTCCTCTTCAGAGCTCTACACGCCATCGGCCTCTCCAACAACCCGTTCAGCATTTCGGCAGACGATGGCACGGTCGTCCGCTGCGTCTACATAACCTCAGCGGTCAAGTGCGCGCCTCCCAAGAACAAGCCGACGGCGGCCGAAGTGGCCAACTGCCTTCCGTGGCTTCAAGCGGAGTTCCGCTTGATAAAGCCCAGAGCCGTCGTAGCTCTGGGCAGACTGGCCTGGCAGAGCTCGTTGCGCGCGCTGGGAGCGTCGCCGCAACCGTTTAGACATGGGGCCTACGTGGACGTCGGAGAGGTCAGAGTCTACGCGGCCTACCACCCCTCGCCCCTCAACACCAACACCAAGAGGCTGGCCCTGGAGGACTTGGTCGCGGTGCTCAAGAGCGCAAAGGAGTTCGCAGACTGTCAGTAG
- a CDS encoding uL15 family ribosomal protein, with product MVRRFKPAVKYRRGSRTHGWGRVGQHRKSGSSGGKGMVGFHKHKWSFVMVHAEETSGWPFYGKHGFKQPKEISIQWRPINVGKLDDLVEELEREGVAVKEGEKYVVDLLKLGYNKLLGGGSVKRALIVYTATASEAAVKKISAAGGEVRIVQGVIHR from the coding sequence ATGGTTCGCCGTTTTAAGCCTGCGGTTAAGTACAGAAGAGGCAGCAGGACCCATGGATGGGGCAGAGTGGGCCAGCACAGGAAGAGCGGCTCTTCGGGCGGCAAGGGCATGGTCGGCTTCCACAAGCACAAATGGTCGTTCGTTATGGTACATGCCGAGGAGACCTCCGGTTGGCCCTTCTACGGCAAACACGGCTTCAAGCAGCCCAAGGAGATCTCGATACAGTGGAGGCCGATCAACGTGGGCAAACTGGACGACCTCGTGGAGGAGCTCGAGAGAGAGGGGGTTGCAGTTAAGGAGGGGGAGAAATACGTGGTTGACTTGCTCAAGCTGGGGTATAATAAACTTCTCGGAGGCGGGTCTGTTAAAAGAGCCCTCATAGTCTACACGGCTACGGCCAGCGAGGCTGCAGTCAAGAAGATATCGGCGGCTGGCGGAGAAGTGCGAATAGTCCAAGGAGTTATCCACAGATAA
- the secY gene encoding preprotein translocase subunit SecY — protein MESLDPILERLITIKRPSRPLPLSTRLMWTALAALVYIVMTITPLWGIPRVQPSGPLYNIFYNPLVSTIFGTTYGTWAQLGIGPIVVAGIVLEILQFSGLLPFDLEDKKDRLRFSAFQKLLALIMAAGETAASIAMGAFGHLTPLQALAVFIQLIAATQIVILLDDMIAKGWGFGGSAINLVILLSVTRTFFVDLFSWNLPSVPGVNAADYPAMQLPLGFLPALAVAIYNTIHGAAPSIADLVFRQLPPPYGTSLPDIVSFAATLALAYVIVYIEQMHVNIPAAYTQYWGIRINIPLRFMYVSVIPIIFTAYSLILAEQIVAGFATLTGGISPALALLLTAMMPARILSPDYIVLHILLYAALATVFAWLWGQIGGIGPDEYAKNLVESGLHVPGFRQSEKIVARVLRRPINTLILLSGMIAGTLAALGDIFGVWGSGIGLILLVEIGLGYYMQILQEGLMEVYPGLRRVIGQ, from the coding sequence ATGGAGTCTCTAGACCCAATACTGGAGCGCCTTATTACTATCAAGAGGCCCAGCAGACCTCTCCCCCTCTCGACGCGTTTGATGTGGACTGCTCTGGCAGCCCTCGTCTACATCGTTATGACCATCACGCCCCTATGGGGGATCCCGCGGGTCCAGCCCTCGGGCCCCCTCTATAATATTTTCTACAACCCTCTGGTCTCAACTATATTCGGCACAACCTACGGCACGTGGGCGCAGCTGGGGATAGGACCCATAGTTGTGGCTGGCATAGTGTTGGAGATCCTGCAGTTCTCGGGCCTCCTGCCCTTCGACCTTGAGGACAAAAAAGATAGGCTGAGGTTCTCCGCCTTCCAGAAGCTCCTCGCCCTTATAATGGCCGCTGGGGAGACCGCCGCAAGCATAGCCATGGGCGCCTTCGGGCACCTGACGCCTCTGCAAGCTCTCGCCGTCTTTATCCAGCTGATCGCGGCCACTCAGATAGTGATCCTCCTAGACGACATGATAGCGAAAGGGTGGGGCTTCGGCGGAAGCGCCATAAACCTCGTGATACTCCTCTCGGTCACTAGGACCTTCTTCGTAGACCTCTTCTCTTGGAACCTTCCGTCAGTGCCGGGCGTAAATGCGGCAGACTATCCCGCAATGCAACTACCGTTGGGCTTCCTGCCCGCGCTCGCCGTGGCTATATACAACACGATACACGGCGCGGCTCCCAGCATAGCGGACCTCGTCTTCAGACAGTTGCCGCCGCCCTACGGCACCTCGTTGCCCGATATAGTCAGCTTTGCGGCCACGCTGGCCTTAGCATATGTGATCGTTTATATTGAGCAGATGCATGTGAACATACCGGCGGCCTACACGCAGTACTGGGGCATCAGAATAAACATACCTCTGCGCTTTATGTACGTCTCAGTAATACCCATAATATTCACGGCATACTCGTTGATCTTAGCCGAACAGATAGTGGCCGGGTTTGCTACGTTGACCGGCGGAATCTCGCCGGCGTTGGCCCTATTGTTGACGGCAATGATGCCGGCCCGTATCTTGAGCCCGGACTACATCGTGTTGCACATACTGCTGTACGCCGCCTTAGCCACCGTCTTCGCATGGCTGTGGGGCCAGATCGGCGGCATTGGGCCCGATGAATACGCGAAGAACTTAGTGGAGTCCGGCCTCCACGTGCCGGGCTTTAGACAGAGCGAAAAGATAGTGGCCCGCGTTCTGAGAAGGCCCATCAATACTCTGATACTCCTCAGCGGCATGATCGCAGGCACTCTGGCCGCGCTCGGCGATATCTTCGGCGTATGGGGGTCGGGGATTGGGCTGATACTCTTGGTGGAGATAGGGCTGGGCTACTACATGCAGATACTGCAGGAGGGCTTGATGGAGGTGTATCCAGGCCTTAGGAGAGTGATAGGTCAGTAG
- a CDS encoding putative RNA uridine N3 methyltransferase, which yields MDVAIPHDVLSEAPDEESKVRKLGYIARAAAIFRVEKIIIYTYGDVDHEGVEEMRLLLEYAATPPHLRRKVFRLDKRLRLAGLLPPLKIPSHLAPRSPAVGDVVEGIVERWDGYYSMVYIGAGKWAKVPKPYPVGSRLIVKLEAQRDKDVFRGVVLKNPPDYWGYKVEVKGLRELADGYDYVILTGKEGRSVCEILPRPEGKTLVVFGGPRAGVDEIMKREGVELRGLFLNFAPKQGTETIRTEEAMFIVLALLNYAERCSAGKPLHLLK from the coding sequence GTGGACGTCGCAATCCCGCACGATGTTTTAAGCGAGGCGCCCGACGAGGAGAGCAAAGTGAGGAAGTTGGGCTACATAGCGCGCGCTGCCGCCATTTTCAGAGTTGAAAAGATTATAATATATACCTACGGCGACGTTGACCACGAGGGGGTGGAGGAGATGAGACTGCTCTTGGAGTACGCGGCCACGCCCCCTCATCTGAGACGGAAGGTCTTCAGACTGGACAAAAGGCTGAGGCTGGCCGGCCTGTTGCCGCCGCTGAAGATACCTAGCCACCTTGCGCCGAGAAGCCCAGCCGTGGGCGACGTAGTTGAGGGGATAGTGGAGAGGTGGGACGGGTACTACTCCATGGTCTACATCGGCGCAGGCAAGTGGGCGAAGGTGCCCAAGCCGTACCCCGTGGGAAGCCGCCTAATCGTCAAATTGGAGGCCCAGAGGGATAAAGACGTCTTCAGAGGCGTGGTGTTGAAAAACCCCCCGGACTACTGGGGATATAAGGTCGAGGTGAAGGGCCTCAGAGAGCTTGCCGACGGCTACGACTATGTGATTCTAACGGGCAAAGAGGGGAGGTCGGTGTGCGAGATATTGCCCAGACCCGAGGGGAAGACTCTAGTGGTCTTCGGGGGGCCCAGGGCGGGCGTGGACGAGATAATGAAGAGGGAGGGCGTGGAGCTCAGAGGCTTGTTCCTAAACTTCGCGCCGAAGCAGGGCACAGAGACCATCAGGACGGAGGAGGCCATGTTCATCGTCCTCGCTCTTCTGAACTACGCCGAAAGGTGTAGCGCAGGAAAGCCCCTCCACCTCTTGAAGTAG
- the cc1 gene encoding DNA-binding protein CC1: MPQKLKFYDIKAKQAFETDKYETVEKNTARGPMIFAVATSPYTGIKVWRLIGKKK; encoded by the coding sequence ATGCCGCAGAAGCTGAAGTTCTACGACATAAAGGCCAAGCAGGCGTTCGAGACAGACAAATACGAGACCGTCGAGAAGAACACCGCCAGAGGCCCCATGATATTCGCGGTCGCCACTTCGCCGTACACCGGCATTAAGGTCTGGAGGCTGATCGGCAAGAAGAAATAA
- a CDS encoding sugar phosphate nucleotidyl transferase: protein MELGIVGDLAPKLLIPPPMAITGGFRIVELAALALCDKVDRVIVYVDGPDLGLPLVLDKFCRLEVRFQRPPDDVVKVDVGVAPYLLASTNLRCAGVDLGLGGEPLRECTRLESYADLVEANVKLMELAISKLKALGFETVRGEARGVVKGDVVLLGKAHEYTYISGPAIVGPESEALPFSYVRPGSVLYFGVKARDEVKNSILDAFVHKEHHGYLGDSYVSAFVNFGAGTTVSNLKNTLGLIRPSYAGRGYRKLGPIVGEFVKTAIGTLIYGGKYVGPLSHLYGVVDRDIAPLTIYRNGVEEPMSEAKLPELLRRDLSRFGLEHKLEVYLKRLGIVKKEE from the coding sequence GTGGAGCTGGGCATAGTGGGAGACCTGGCCCCTAAGCTTCTGATACCTCCGCCTATGGCTATAACGGGCGGCTTCAGAATTGTAGAGCTGGCCGCTCTCGCGCTATGCGATAAAGTGGACAGGGTGATTGTGTACGTGGACGGGCCCGACCTCGGCCTTCCCCTCGTGTTAGACAAGTTCTGCAGACTGGAGGTCCGCTTCCAGAGACCGCCTGACGACGTAGTTAAAGTGGACGTAGGCGTAGCGCCGTATCTATTGGCTAGCACCAACTTGAGGTGCGCCGGAGTGGATCTGGGCCTCGGCGGAGAGCCTCTGAGGGAGTGCACCAGACTCGAGTCTTACGCAGACCTTGTAGAGGCCAACGTGAAGCTGATGGAGCTGGCTATATCTAAACTCAAGGCGCTCGGCTTTGAGACCGTGAGGGGGGAGGCCCGCGGCGTTGTCAAAGGCGACGTAGTCCTTTTGGGGAAGGCCCACGAATATACCTACATCTCCGGCCCCGCCATCGTGGGCCCCGAGTCGGAGGCGCTGCCCTTCTCCTACGTAAGGCCTGGGTCCGTCCTCTACTTTGGAGTCAAGGCGAGGGACGAGGTGAAAAACTCGATATTGGACGCCTTTGTTCACAAGGAGCACCACGGCTATCTGGGCGACAGCTACGTCTCAGCGTTTGTCAACTTCGGGGCGGGCACCACAGTGTCCAATCTCAAGAACACCTTGGGGCTCATAAGGCCCAGCTACGCGGGAAGGGGCTACCGCAAGCTGGGCCCCATCGTGGGCGAGTTCGTGAAGACCGCGATCGGCACATTGATATATGGGGGAAAATACGTGGGCCCTCTCTCGCACCTTTACGGCGTTGTAGATAGAGACATAGCCCCCCTCACTATCTACAGAAACGGCGTAGAGGAGCCCATGAGCGAGGCGAAGTTGCCGGAGCTTTTGAGGAGGGATCTCTCGAGGTTCGGGCTCGAGCACAAGCTCGAGGTATACCTCAAGAGGCTCGGAATAGTAAAAAAGGAGGAATGA